In the Granulosicoccus antarcticus IMCC3135 genome, CCGCCGGGCAGAATATCATAGAGCCTGTACCCAGTTCCGCCATCATCGCTGAAGCCAGAACCTGGATCAGGAGACATGCATAATGGAATTTCTCTTCCCCATCGTCTTCATTCTGCTGCCCCTGCCCTGGCTGGTACGACGATTCGCACCCGCAGCCCCCTTGTCGACAAATGGTGCATTACGTGTCCCCTTTTTCCGCCAACTGACGCACGATGGCAAGCCTGACAATAGACGCAAACCCTCCAGATCGTGGCGCCTGATCGGCGCCTCATTGATCTGGTTACTGTTGCTGTGCGCGGCGGCCAGACCCGTGTTTGTTGGCGACGAAATATCGCTACCCGTAGAAAGCCGAGACTTGATGTTTGCCGTGGATCTGTCCGGCAGTATGGCACGCGAGGATTTCACTCTCGATGGCCAGGCCAGCGATCGATTGACAGTCGTCAAGGCCGCCGCCGATGATTTCATCACTCGCCGCACGGGCGATCGAATTGGACTTGTATTGTTCAGTGATCGCGCCTACCTGCAGGCTCCTCTGACCCTGGATCGTCAAGTAGTCCGCTCGCTATTGGATGAGGCCCAGGTTGGTCTGACCGGAACTCAGACCGCGATAGGTGACGCCATTGCCATTGCCATCAAGCGTTTGAAAGATCGCCCGGTACAGAACCGTGTCTTGATTCTCATGACTGACGGCGCCAGCAATGCCGGTGTCTTATCCCCCATGAAAGCTGCGACACTGGCCAAGGAGCTGGGTGTCCGTATCTACACTATCGGTGTCGGTGCCGAGCAAATGGTCGTTCAGAGCTCCATGGGCCAGCGTATCGTGAACCCATCGGAAGATCTCGACGAGGAAACACTAGCAGCAATCGCTTCGCAAACCGGTGGCCGATATTTCCGCGCCAATGACACCAGCGGACTGGCATCGGTTTACAAACAGCTCGACAAACTGGAACCCGTCTCGGCAGACCCCGTATTCGTACGCCCGTCCGTCAGCCTGTTTTTCTGGCCTCTGGCAGCCGCCGTGCTGCTAACTGCGCTGATGATCATCTCCATGCTACTACCCGGAATGGTAGCTGCCTTCAACAAACGAGGCAGCACAACATCCAACACCCGCCGCCGTTCGACCGGACAAGCGACATGAACCTTGACAGCTTCTTCTTCCTGCGCCCGCTGTGGTTGCTACTGCTGCTCCCCCTGATAGCACTGCTGTGGTATCTACTGCAGATCAGTCGACACAGTATGACTAGCCCCTGGCAACGATTGGTTGATCCACACCTGCTCAAGTACCTGGTGGTGAAAAATGGCAGCAACCATGAATCATCCTGGCACAAGTCCGTACACTCGATACATTTGGCTGCCTTGGGAACCGCACTTCTAGCTGCAACCTTTGCGCTTGCCGGCCCAACCTGGGAACGCAATCAAATACCTACCTACAAGGCGCGTATGCCCGTTGTCATGGTATTGAGTCTTGCACAGTCGATGAATGCCACCGACCTGTCGCCCAACCGACTGGCACGCGCCGAACACAAGGTGCGCGATATTCTGCGTCGCAATAAAGGCGGTGACCTTGCCCTGGTGGTGTACTCGGACCAGCCATTCGCCGCAACGCCGCTGACCAGTGACGCCAAAGTCATCAGTGACATGCTGCCCGAATTATCAACCAATCTGATGCCAGTGCTGGGCAACCGGCTGGACCTGGCCATTGAACAGGCCACCACACTGCTACAACAATCCAGTGCCCGCAAGGGAGAAATACTGGTACTGGCAGATGACGCCGGTCAGCAGCCAGAACTGGGCGTCGCAGCCGCTGAAAAAGCTGCCGACGCAGGCTATCAGGTCAGCATTATGGGTATTGGTACAGAGGCCGGTGCAGCGTTGCAAACAGCCTCTGGCCAAAGCATTACCAACTCATCAGGCAAAGGCTATACCACTCAAATGGCTACAGCTGATCTCACCAGAATCGCGGCCGCAGGTAACGGCCACTTTGCGATACTGACACCCGATGCCAGTGATCTGGACACCCTGTTGTCGGATGCCCCCATAACAGACACAACAACATCGCAGCTGGAGCCTGCATTTCATGCCGACACATGGAACGACATGGGCTACTGGCTATTACTCATTCCCCTCTTGCTGGCGCCTTTGGCGTTTCGCAAAAACCTGTTGCTATCCATTTTTCCACTGGTGCTGGTACTAAACCTGTCCGTTGGCACACCCGATGTGCAGGCCGCCGAAGAGGCAACCACAAGCAGCAACATCGACAGCGTCACCTCCGACAACGCACAAGCTGCCATCAAGAAGAATAGTGATTGGTCCACGCATTGGAAGAACCTATGGCGCACCCCCGATCAACAGGCCGAAAAAAACTTCCAGACAGACGATTTCAAAAGCGCAGCCAACAACTTCAGCACCCCCGACTGGAAAGCAAGCGCCCTGTATAGAGACGGACAATTCGAACAGGCAGCCACACTCTATGGTAGCCAGTTAGCAAGCTTCAACGACCACTACAATCACGGCAATGCACTGGCGATGGCTGGTCAATTGGAACAGGCGCTGACAGCCTACGACCAGGCACTCAAGCTGAAGGCAGATGATGAAGATGCACTGTACAACCGAAAATTAGTCGCAAAGCTCATTGAGCAGCAAAAGCAAGAACAACAACAAGAACAACAACAACAACAACAACAACAACAACAACAACAACAACAACAACAACAACAACAAGAACAACAACAAGAACAAGAACAAGAAGAACAAGAACAACAAGAACAACAAGAACAAGAACAACAAGAACAACAAGAAGAACAAGAAGAAGAACAAGAAGAACAACAAACCGACGGCAGCGAGCAGCCTCAGGATCAACAACAGCAATCCGAGGAGCA is a window encoding:
- a CDS encoding VWA domain-containing protein, with amino-acid sequence MEFLFPIVFILLPLPWLVRRFAPAAPLSTNGALRVPFFRQLTHDGKPDNRRKPSRSWRLIGASLIWLLLLCAAARPVFVGDEISLPVESRDLMFAVDLSGSMAREDFTLDGQASDRLTVVKAAADDFITRRTGDRIGLVLFSDRAYLQAPLTLDRQVVRSLLDEAQVGLTGTQTAIGDAIAIAIKRLKDRPVQNRVLILMTDGASNAGVLSPMKAATLAKELGVRIYTIGVGAEQMVVQSSMGQRIVNPSEDLDEETLAAIASQTGGRYFRANDTSGLASVYKQLDKLEPVSADPVFVRPSVSLFFWPLAAAVLLTALMIISMLLPGMVAAFNKRGSTTSNTRRRSTGQAT
- a CDS encoding VWA domain-containing protein, producing MNLDSFFFLRPLWLLLLLPLIALLWYLLQISRHSMTSPWQRLVDPHLLKYLVVKNGSNHESSWHKSVHSIHLAALGTALLAATFALAGPTWERNQIPTYKARMPVVMVLSLAQSMNATDLSPNRLARAEHKVRDILRRNKGGDLALVVYSDQPFAATPLTSDAKVISDMLPELSTNLMPVLGNRLDLAIEQATTLLQQSSARKGEILVLADDAGQQPELGVAAAEKAADAGYQVSIMGIGTEAGAALQTASGQSITNSSGKGYTTQMATADLTRIAAAGNGHFAILTPDASDLDTLLSDAPITDTTTSQLEPAFHADTWNDMGYWLLLIPLLLAPLAFRKNLLLSIFPLVLVLNLSVGTPDVQAAEEATTSSNIDSVTSDNAQAAIKKNSDWSTHWKNLWRTPDQQAEKNFQTDDFKSAANNFSTPDWKASALYRDGQFEQAATLYGSQLASFNDHYNHGNALAMAGQLEQALTAYDQALKLKADDEDALYNRKLVAKLIEQQKQEQQQEQQQQQQQQQQQQQQQQQQQEQQQEQEQEEQEQQEQQEQEQQEQQEEQEEEQEEQQTDGSEQPQDQQQQSEEQQQQAESGEPSEDQQQQADARNAFQKAMDEMLSGNRNAADASDTEQTADQKQPIAGHEYSEQDQAIEQQLRAVPDDPSGLLRARIRQHYAQQRADRS